From Streptomyces yatensis, one genomic window encodes:
- a CDS encoding cytochrome P450 family protein yields MQNTAHAAGTDGPELVDPAPMIEDLYPALATLREAGPVHRIAGTDGRPAWLVTRYEDVRRLLADPRLALDKRHAAPGNYSGFSLPPALDANLLNMDPPDHTRVRRLVVKAFTPGRVERMREPVRRIADELLDTIAPDGRADLLTAYAGQLPIIVVCDLLGVPQRDRRDFRAWSDALITPDPTRPRAAKEAVGSMLRFYTELIAKKRAEPGDDLLSDLIRVRDDEAGDGDGRLTEDELTSLAFLILLAGYENTVHLIANSVLTLLDHPAVLQELRADPGGLAAAFDELARYEGPASLGIRRFPLEEIEIGGVTIPAGETVLLSLASAHRDPAQFKDPDEFNPHLGRSGHLALGHGIHYCLGAPLARMEMEIALAALVRRFPGLRLDVPREQLRWRPSIRARGLISLPVAW; encoded by the coding sequence ATGCAGAACACCGCGCACGCCGCCGGAACGGACGGCCCGGAGCTCGTTGACCCCGCCCCGATGATCGAGGACCTCTACCCGGCCCTGGCCACGCTCCGCGAAGCCGGCCCGGTCCATCGGATCGCCGGCACCGACGGACGACCCGCCTGGCTGGTGACCCGTTACGAGGATGTGCGGCGGCTGCTCGCCGATCCGCGCCTGGCCCTGGACAAGCGCCACGCCGCCCCGGGCAACTACAGCGGCTTCTCCCTGCCGCCCGCCCTCGACGCCAATCTGCTCAACATGGACCCGCCGGACCACACCCGGGTGCGCCGGCTGGTGGTCAAGGCGTTCACCCCCGGCCGCGTGGAGCGGATGCGCGAACCGGTCCGGCGGATCGCCGACGAGCTGCTCGACACCATCGCGCCCGACGGCCGCGCGGACCTGCTCACCGCCTATGCCGGACAGCTGCCCATCATCGTCGTCTGCGATCTGCTCGGCGTCCCGCAGCGCGACCGGCGCGACTTCCGGGCCTGGAGCGACGCCCTGATCACCCCCGATCCGACGCGGCCGCGGGCGGCGAAGGAAGCGGTCGGCAGCATGCTCCGCTTCTACACCGAGCTGATCGCGAAGAAGCGCGCCGAGCCCGGGGACGATCTGCTCTCGGATCTGATCCGGGTCCGCGACGACGAGGCCGGGGACGGCGACGGCAGGCTCACCGAGGACGAACTGACCTCGCTGGCCTTCCTCATCCTCCTCGCGGGCTACGAGAACACCGTCCACCTCATCGCCAACTCGGTGCTCACCCTGCTCGACCACCCCGCGGTCCTCCAGGAGCTGCGCGCGGATCCGGGCGGTCTCGCGGCCGCCTTCGACGAACTGGCGCGGTACGAGGGCCCCGCATCGCTGGGGATCCGCCGCTTCCCGCTCGAGGAGATCGAGATCGGCGGTGTGACCATCCCCGCAGGGGAGACCGTGCTGCTCTCGCTGGCCTCGGCGCACCGCGACCCCGCCCAGTTCAAGGATCCGGACGAGTTCAATCCACATCTTGGCCGGTCCGGTCACCTTGCGCTCGGCCACGGCATCCACTACTGCCTCGGCGCACCCCTGGCCCGGATGGAGATGGAAATCGCTCTGGCCGCGCTGGTTCGGCGTTTTCCGGGGCTGCGGCTGGACGTCCCGAGGGAGCAGCTCCGGTGGCGGCCGTCGATCCGCGCGCGTGGCCTGATCTCGCTGCCTGTCGCATGGTGA
- a CDS encoding MAB_1171c family putative transporter, translated as MFDLVYLCFGAAAWTMAGYKARAWFRDRANADLGLACVMTAAVANVFLLSAPSVYRWFDGLVGVANLAMVFLYSSVVVFATGALVLLLRWTGSAARPVVVVAAVAVAWTVAIIGFAVGRPDAVEHPRDFSTAYADAPGVVLFLVLYLAIFGAGLAGLGILCPRYAASLRGSWLARGLRVLAAGCWLGLAYCACKLIGFVFSWAGRELYWLSNGVAPLTASVAALLVLAGFAIPAVGPRASAWRRFRRLRPLWREVTAQAPEVSMGHSRWSGWWPFADLEWRANRQMAEIRDVQRGVRRHVEAGALEIAHVKAGAARLDDWQLAAVVEAAALRRGLLNQAAGHVPESAADSVVMTTGAELVEEHEHLARVADVYHLPLVDEVLAELREGTAAQRR; from the coding sequence GTGTTTGACCTCGTCTATCTCTGCTTCGGCGCCGCCGCCTGGACGATGGCCGGCTACAAGGCCCGGGCCTGGTTCCGCGACCGCGCCAACGCCGATCTCGGCCTGGCCTGTGTGATGACCGCGGCCGTGGCGAATGTCTTCCTGCTCTCGGCGCCCAGCGTCTACCGCTGGTTCGACGGCCTGGTGGGCGTCGCCAATCTCGCCATGGTCTTCCTCTACTCCTCCGTCGTGGTGTTCGCCACCGGCGCCCTGGTGCTGCTGCTGCGCTGGACGGGGTCGGCGGCGCGGCCCGTCGTGGTGGTCGCCGCCGTGGCCGTGGCATGGACCGTGGCCATCATCGGCTTCGCGGTCGGCCGCCCGGACGCGGTCGAGCACCCCCGCGACTTCAGCACCGCCTACGCCGACGCCCCGGGAGTGGTCCTCTTCCTGGTGCTGTATCTGGCCATTTTCGGAGCCGGTCTGGCGGGGCTCGGCATCCTCTGCCCGCGCTACGCCGCCAGCCTGCGCGGCTCATGGCTGGCCCGGGGGCTGCGGGTGCTGGCCGCCGGATGCTGGCTGGGACTGGCGTACTGCGCCTGCAAGCTGATCGGTTTCGTCTTCTCCTGGGCGGGCCGTGAGCTGTACTGGCTCTCCAACGGGGTCGCCCCGCTGACCGCTTCGGTCGCGGCGCTCCTGGTGCTGGCCGGTTTCGCCATCCCGGCCGTGGGGCCCCGGGCGTCCGCGTGGCGCCGCTTCCGGCGGTTGCGGCCGCTGTGGCGGGAGGTCACCGCGCAGGCCCCCGAGGTGTCCATGGGGCACTCCCGCTGGAGCGGCTGGTGGCCGTTCGCGGACCTCGAGTGGCGGGCCAACCGTCAGATGGCGGAGATCCGCGACGTCCAGCGCGGCGTACGGCGCCATGTGGAGGCCGGCGCCCTGGAGATCGCGCATGTCAAGGCCGGCGCGGCGCGACTCGACGATTGGCAACTTGCTGCCGTAGTGGAAGCAGCGGCGCTCAGACGCGGTTTGCTGAATCAAGCAGCGGGACATGTGCCGGAGTCCGCGGCGGACAGCGTGGTGATGACGACAGGGGCCGAACTGGTGGAGGAGCACGAGCATCTGGCCCGCGTCGCCGACGTCTACCACCTGCCGCTCGTGGACGAGGTGCTCGCGGAACTGAGGGAGGGGACCGCCGCACAGCGGCGGTGA
- a CDS encoding ImmA/IrrE family metallo-endopeptidase, whose translation MAADDPELFSSWRQTGYEGGTGMRVGRIRRQCKQLIKELGLPASTDLPGLCDLVARRVGRPVHLVPMSLGGVVSGMTASTDEDYWIFYELRTSPWHQIHIVLHEIGHLLLGHEQDPAVTEDALRMWTPSVDVTTAMRRLGMTPDFARHHCYDNLTERETEVLGTLLMEHVVPTSPDHGLPLQGRAAELAAALGPALRHVRTDRADHAHGADRTGGADGGVRGEPGGDTGV comes from the coding sequence ATGGCCGCCGATGACCCGGAACTGTTCTCCTCCTGGCGGCAGACCGGATACGAGGGTGGTACAGGCATGCGAGTGGGCCGGATACGGCGGCAGTGCAAGCAGCTCATCAAGGAGCTCGGGCTGCCCGCCTCGACCGACCTGCCCGGTCTGTGCGACCTCGTCGCCCGCCGCGTCGGACGCCCCGTCCACCTGGTGCCGATGAGCCTGGGCGGGGTGGTCTCGGGGATGACCGCCTCCACCGACGAGGACTACTGGATCTTCTACGAGCTCAGGACGTCCCCCTGGCACCAAATCCACATCGTGCTGCATGAGATCGGCCATCTCCTGCTCGGACACGAGCAGGACCCGGCGGTCACCGAGGACGCGCTGCGGATGTGGACGCCGTCCGTCGATGTGACCACCGCGATGCGCCGGCTGGGGATGACCCCGGACTTCGCCCGCCACCACTGCTACGACAACCTCACCGAACGCGAGACCGAGGTGCTGGGCACGCTGCTGATGGAGCATGTGGTGCCGACCTCGCCGGACCACGGGCTGCCGCTCCAGGGCCGGGCGGCCGAACTCGCCGCCGCGCTCGGCCCGGCGCTGCGCCACGTCCGCACCGACCGCGCCGACCACGCCCACGGGGCCGACCGCACGGGCGGTGCCGATGGTGGCGTACGCGGTGAACCGGGCGGTGACACCGGTGTTTGA
- a CDS encoding helix-turn-helix domain-containing protein — MAAGADRSPDAADSPLADRLTYLFTTMHPPGAPYTNAHVAEEISGGEEYGGVSVTEQYLSMLRNGKRTNPSPDVLRALAKFFAVPVGYLLGDLSPSQAERVEEEVRFLVAMRDKRVRSIALRSVGLPPEVQDSLTTIISQFRQQMNLPPEPPGANGAAGADGSGGPDGEATNGRR; from the coding sequence ATGGCAGCGGGTGCCGACAGGTCACCGGACGCGGCCGACAGCCCGCTGGCGGACCGGCTCACCTACCTGTTCACCACCATGCACCCGCCGGGCGCGCCGTACACCAACGCCCACGTCGCCGAGGAGATCAGCGGCGGCGAGGAGTACGGCGGGGTGAGCGTCACCGAGCAGTATCTGTCGATGCTGCGCAACGGCAAGCGCACCAATCCCAGCCCGGATGTGCTGCGGGCGCTCGCCAAGTTCTTCGCCGTGCCCGTCGGTTATCTGCTGGGCGACCTTTCGCCTTCGCAGGCCGAGCGGGTCGAGGAGGAGGTACGGTTCCTTGTCGCGATGCGCGACAAGCGGGTCCGCAGCATCGCGCTGCGCTCCGTGGGCCTCCCGCCGGAGGTCCAGGACAGTCTCACCACGATCATCTCCCAGTTCCGGCAGCAGATGAACCTTCCGCCCGAGCCTCCCGGTGCGAACGGGGCCGCGGGAGCGGACGGTTCGGGTGGTCCGGATGGTGAGGCGACGAATGGCCGCCGATGA
- a CDS encoding FAD-dependent monooxygenase, with amino-acid sequence MNDVVVVGAGPVGLLLAAELRLVGVDVTVIERAAARSPHSKALTLHPRSLEVLAMRGLAGPFVREGVPMPTGHYGGLPVRLDFSVLDTRFPYTLVLPQLRTEQLLEERLRELGGEIRWRHRALEVRQDADGAEVEVAGPDGTYTLRAAWVVGCDGAGSTVRSSAGIDFPGTRATTTGFLGDVVLDAPPSAPSVDNEHGGFLVVPLADGHHRIAGTTGESLAVPADQPLTFDELRGYVRRVAGTDFGMRAPRWLSRFGNAARQAARYRDGRVLLAGDAAHMHMPMGGQGLNVGLQDAFNLGWKLAAVCQGRAPEGLLDTYHAERHPVGAALLENTQAQTMLGATYTADARALRSVFGRLLAAHPAVNRQFAGELSALDVAYRPAEGEPGGAGERGGTGEPGGAGGGHSLAGTRAPDLGLAGAPEPSLYPLLADGRFVLLHLGPGGDAGRGTADGPGVAGARAAAEAIAGSPDRIRAVTARPTTAHDGWAGRDTVLVRPDGHVAWDAALSSR; translated from the coding sequence GTGAACGACGTCGTCGTGGTGGGGGCCGGACCCGTGGGGCTGCTGCTCGCCGCCGAACTACGGCTGGTGGGTGTGGACGTCACCGTGATCGAGCGCGCCGCCGCCCGCAGCCCGCACTCCAAGGCGCTGACCCTGCATCCGCGCTCCCTGGAGGTGCTGGCGATGCGCGGTCTCGCCGGGCCGTTCGTCCGCGAGGGCGTTCCGATGCCCACCGGGCACTACGGCGGGCTGCCGGTCCGGCTGGACTTCTCCGTACTGGACACCCGCTTCCCGTACACGCTGGTCCTGCCGCAACTCCGCACCGAACAGCTGCTGGAGGAGCGGCTGCGGGAGCTGGGCGGGGAGATCCGCTGGCGGCACCGGGCGCTGGAGGTGCGCCAGGACGCGGACGGCGCCGAGGTGGAGGTGGCGGGCCCCGACGGGACGTACACCCTGCGCGCGGCATGGGTGGTGGGCTGCGACGGGGCCGGAAGCACCGTACGGAGCTCCGCCGGTATCGACTTCCCCGGCACCCGCGCCACCACGACCGGCTTCCTCGGCGATGTGGTGCTCGACGCGCCGCCCTCGGCCCCCTCGGTCGACAATGAGCACGGGGGCTTCCTGGTCGTCCCGCTGGCCGACGGACACCACCGCATCGCGGGCACCACCGGGGAGTCCCTCGCCGTCCCCGCCGATCAGCCGCTCACCTTCGACGAGCTGCGCGGATATGTGCGCCGGGTCGCGGGCACGGACTTCGGGATGCGGGCGCCCCGCTGGCTGTCCCGGTTCGGCAACGCCGCCCGGCAGGCCGCCCGCTACCGCGACGGTCGCGTCCTGCTCGCCGGGGACGCGGCGCATATGCACATGCCCATGGGGGGCCAGGGCCTGAACGTGGGACTCCAGGACGCCTTCAACCTCGGGTGGAAGCTGGCCGCGGTGTGCCAGGGCCGCGCCCCCGAGGGGCTGCTGGACACCTACCACGCCGAGCGCCACCCCGTGGGGGCCGCGCTGCTGGAGAACACCCAGGCACAGACCATGCTCGGCGCCACGTACACCGCCGACGCGCGCGCCCTGCGCTCGGTGTTCGGCCGGCTCCTGGCCGCCCACCCGGCGGTGAACCGGCAGTTCGCCGGGGAGCTCTCCGCGCTGGACGTGGCCTACCGCCCGGCCGAGGGGGAGCCGGGAGGGGCCGGGGAGCGAGGGGGGACGGGGGAGCCGGGAGGGGCCGGGGGCGGCCACTCGCTGGCCGGTACCCGCGCCCCCGACCTCGGGCTGGCCGGGGCGCCCGAGCCCAGCCTGTATCCGCTCCTGGCCGACGGGCGCTTCGTACTGCTCCACCTCGGCCCGGGCGGCGACGCGGGACGGGGGACGGCCGACGGCCCGGGCGTCGCCGGCGCCCGCGCCGCCGCCGAGGCGATCGCCGGGAGTCCGGACCGGATACGGGCCGTGACCGCGCGCCCGACCACCGCCCATGACGGCTGGGCGGGCCGGGACACCGTGCTGGTGCGCCCGGACGGCCATGTGGCCTGGGACGCGGCGCTGTCCAGCAGGTGA